One genomic window of Mercenaria mercenaria strain notata chromosome 2, MADL_Memer_1, whole genome shotgun sequence includes the following:
- the LOC123563085 gene encoding uncharacterized protein LOC123563085, with amino-acid sequence MFVNRAQQDQAAGDGFLTDDVHYTFDFSQYVKLPHHAQEKGPTFFIQPRRVQIFGFRVDGYKQYNYLIDEDQTIGKDGQNVHEPDSVISMIDHTFHTFGTGETECGIHADNCFGQNKNRYVLAYLSWRTMTGRHRTIRYMMQLPGHTRCLIDAGFGTIKKLYRRSNCDTLQHVVDVVHKSAYSNVPVTYDENGWEWRDWKMFLGDRFKKVPNISKYYHFRFTSSEPGVVYMKVAADDTEEIRFVICKMNYLRMDTYDLPSVIRPAGLSKERQTYLYRHVRPLVRRPFQDVLCPPPASDD; translated from the exons ATGTTTGTTAACCGGGCACAACAAGACCAGGCTGCAGGAGATGGATTTTTGACAGACGACGTACATTACACGTTCGACTTTAGTCAGTATGTCAAGTTGCCTCACCATGCGCAAGAAAAGGGACCAACATTCTTCATTCAACCAAGAAGAGTGCAG ATATTTGGTTTCCGGGTTGATGGCTATAAGCAGTACAACTATCTCATCGACGAGGACCAAACCATTG GAAAAGATGGCCAGAATGTACACGAACCGGATTCTGTTATATCAATGATTGATCACACCTTCCACACGTTCGGTACTGGAGAGACGGAATGTGGTATTCATGCTGATAATTGTTTCG GTCAGAACAAGAACAGATACGTGCTGGCGTACTTATCATGGCGCACGATGACTGGGCGGCACAGAACAATCAGATATATGATGCAGTTACCAGGACACACAAG GTGCCTGATCGACGCCGGGTTTGGGACTATTAAGAAGTTGTATCGGCGTTCAAACTGTGACACACTCCAGCACGTGGTAGATGTTGTACacaagtcggcatacagtaatGTACCGGTTACATACGACGAGAATGGGTGGGAGTGGAGAGACTGGAAGATGTTCCTCGGTGATAGGTTCAAAAAAGTGCCAAACATTTCCAAATATTATCACTTCCGCTTCACATCAAGCGAACCCGGGGTAGTGTACATGAAGGTAGCCGCAGACGACACCGAGGAAATCCGATTTGTCATTTGCAAGATGAACTATTTACGAATGGACACCTATGATCTTCCGTCAGTTATTAGGCCAGCAGGACTTAGCAAGGAACGTCAGACGTATCTATACCGCCACGTCAGGCCGCTGGTGAGACGTCCGTTTCAGGACGTTCTTTGTCCGCCCCCTGCGTCGGACGATTGA